The nucleotide sequence TAAATCTCTCGATCGTCTGTGAATTAAAGATCGTTCGAAATCTCAGGGTTTGGTTTGCGAGGACTCGCTACCATCACTTCAACGGAGCCAACGCTAGCGAATCTAGCTGAGAAATGCGCCGGTGCGATTCCGGAATGTTCGTCAGCAGACGACGACGACATCTCCAAGATCCGTCACGAGTTCGAGCTGGCGAAGCAGAGGTTCATCAACATCCCTGAAGCGCTAAGCAGCATGCCTAAGATGAATCCTCAAGGTTTGTCATTCACTTAAAGCAACGTTTGTGTTGATTCTCAAGATTGATATTGGTTTATTTCATACTTGGTAGGGATCTATGTTAACAAGAATCTCAGATTGTATAACATACAAGTCTACGGATTCGACTATGACTACACTTTGGCGCATTACTCCTCTGACTTGCAGAGTTTGATCTATGATCTTGCCAAGCAGCACATGGTCAATGAGGTAATCTTATATAACCTTTTCTTATAGAGACTCGAGTAATTGAAATCTTGAATCTTTGCAGTTTAGATACCCTGAGAGTTGTATGAAGTTTAAGTATGATCCTACTTTCCCCATCCGAGGACTCTACTACGATAAACAGAAAGGGTGTCTCATGAAACTGGACTTCTTTGGTTCCATCGAGCCAGATGGTTGTTACTTTGGTCGTCGTAAGGTATTGATTGCTCTTTTCCTTTTTTGAAATGGGGTGATAAGGATTTGATCCCTCTACTTTGTGCAGCTTAGTAGGAAGGAGCTAGAGAATATGTATGGAACTCGACACATGGGTCGTGAGCAGGCGAGAGTTTTGGTGGGATTGATGGACTTCTTCTGTTTCAGCGAGGTTAGTTTCCAATATCAATAAGATAAGGTCATCTCTGATTTGCATGATTCcaaaatttgttctttttttcaGGCGTGTCTTATTGCAGACATGGTCCAGTACTTTGTAGACGCCAAGCTTGAGTTTGATGCCTCTTACATTTACAATGATGTAAATCGCGCTATTCAGCATGTTCATAGAAGTGGTTTGGTCCATAGAGGAATCCTTGCTGATCCTACCAGATACTTGCTTAAAAACGTTAGTGCAAAACTTTTCAGTTAGATTACAATTACTCTGATTGATATTTTCTGAACGTCAAGTTACTTTTCAGGGTCAGCTACTACGTTTCCTGAGAAGCCTTAAAGATAAAGGGAAGAAGCTTTTTTTGATGACCAACTCTC is from Brassica napus cultivar Da-Ae chromosome A4, Da-Ae, whole genome shotgun sequence and encodes:
- the LOC106446552 gene encoding 5'-nucleotidase domain-containing protein DDB_G0275467 isoform X2, whose product is MTSSRRLLLPLGASLTRGRFSSYHQIRNGFGLRGLATITSTEPTLANLAEKCAGAIPECSSADDDDISKIRHEFELAKQRFINIPEALSSMPKMNPQGIYVNKNLRLYNIQVYGFDYDYTLAHYSSDLQSLIYDLAKQHMVNEFRYPESCMKFKYDPTFPIRGLYYDKQKGCLMKLDFFGSIEPDGCYFGRRKLSRKELENMYGTRHMGREQARVLVGLMDFFCFSEACLIADMVQYFVDAKLEFDASYIYNDVNRAIQHVHRSGLVHRGILADPTRYLLKNGQLLRFLRSLKDKGKKLFLMTNSPYHFVDGGMRYLMEESFGLRDSWRDLFDVVIAKANKPEFYTSEHPFRCYDEGRDTLAFTKVDSFHPDKIYYHGCLKSFLQITKWRGPEVIYFGDHLFSDLRGPSKAGWRTVAIIHELEREIQIQNEDSYRFEQAKFNIIQELLGKFHATVSNNQRSGTCQSLLDELNMERQKAREAMKQMFNRSFGATFVTDTGQESAFSYHIHQYADVYTSKPENFMFYKPEAWLHVPYDIKIMPHHVKVASSLFKT